From endosymbiont of Galathealinum brachiosum, one genomic window encodes:
- a CDS encoding ArsR family transcriptional regulator, whose translation MSFKHDLFAQFARVGKALSNGNRLEILEYLAQTERSVDDLAKVSGLSVANTSQHLQQLRQVGLVCSSKRGLKVYYRIAGSDVVNLLKLLRGVSERHLADVGQLVNTYLTVKDELEPVAREDLLDRVKQGLVTVIDVRPEEEYAAGHVPGAINIPPDELEKRLQGIDSIQEVVAYCRGPHCVFSFNAVEQLRDKGVDAHRLEDGFPEWKSAGMPVELSE comes from the coding sequence ATGAGCTTTAAACATGATTTGTTTGCGCAGTTTGCCAGAGTCGGAAAGGCGCTGAGCAATGGCAATCGTCTGGAGATACTGGAGTATCTGGCGCAAACAGAGCGAAGTGTTGATGATCTGGCTAAAGTATCAGGTTTGAGTGTCGCCAATACATCTCAGCATTTGCAGCAACTTCGTCAGGTTGGGCTGGTTTGTAGTTCAAAGCGTGGCCTTAAAGTGTATTACCGTATTGCCGGCTCTGATGTGGTTAATCTGCTAAAACTGTTAAGAGGTGTGTCAGAAAGGCATCTGGCTGATGTGGGGCAGTTGGTCAATACCTATCTGACTGTTAAAGATGAGCTGGAACCGGTAGCAAGGGAAGATTTGCTCGACAGGGTAAAGCAGGGGTTGGTGACCGTTATTGATGTTCGGCCTGAAGAAGAATATGCGGCAGGGCATGTGCCAGGTGCTATAAATATTCCACCCGATGAGCTTGAAAAACGATTGCAGGGGATTGATTCAATACAGGAGGTGGTTGCTTATTGTCGTGGCCCGCATTGTGTTTTTTCATTTAATGCCGTTGAGCAGTTACGTGATAAGGGTGTTGATGCTCACCGTCTGGAAGATGGTTTTCCAGAGTGGAAAAGTGCAGGTATGCCAGTTGAACTATCGGAATAA
- a CDS encoding fatty acid hydroxylase — MTLDEFIIQNESVIRIGVFSSMLVIMGLWELLAPRRAPKISKLLRWFNNLTLVFLNTLVLRLIFPMAATGMALFATNHGWGFFNYYNFNPLVEIIIAIIFMDFIIYLQHILVHAVPALWRLHRVHHADLDYDVTTGSRFHPIEIIISMLIKLATIVVLGPAVVAVIIFEVLLNGMAMFNHGNVGLPKIIDNFLRLFIVTPDMHRVHHSVEDDETNSNFGFNLSCWDRIFGTYREQPRKGQIDMEIGIRGFTSIKQTSWLHGLLLMPFIGKMSGYTINRREWNDTNITEE, encoded by the coding sequence ATGACCTTAGACGAATTTATAATACAGAATGAGAGCGTCATTCGAATCGGTGTTTTCAGCAGCATGTTAGTCATAATGGGCCTGTGGGAGCTACTTGCCCCTCGTCGTGCGCCTAAAATATCAAAACTGCTTCGTTGGTTTAACAATTTAACTCTGGTTTTTCTTAATACGCTTGTTCTACGCCTTATCTTCCCTATGGCAGCAACAGGTATGGCGCTTTTTGCAACTAATCATGGCTGGGGATTTTTCAACTATTACAACTTCAATCCTCTAGTAGAAATTATTATCGCCATTATTTTTATGGATTTTATTATTTACCTTCAACACATACTAGTGCATGCAGTACCTGCATTATGGCGATTACACCGTGTACACCATGCTGACCTGGATTATGACGTCACCACTGGTTCACGCTTTCACCCAATTGAAATAATAATCTCCATGTTAATTAAACTTGCCACTATTGTAGTACTTGGCCCGGCAGTAGTAGCTGTTATTATTTTTGAAGTTTTATTAAACGGCATGGCTATGTTTAATCACGGCAATGTTGGTTTACCTAAAATAATTGACAACTTTTTACGCCTTTTCATTGTCACACCTGATATGCATCGCGTTCATCATTCAGTAGAAGATGATGAGACCAATAGTAACTTTGGTTTTAATCTGAGTTGCTGGGATCGTATATTTGGCACCTACCGTGAACAACCACGAAAAGGACAGATTGATATGGAGATTGGCATAAGAGGTTTTACCAGCATTAAACAGACTAGTTGGTTGCATGGTTTATTATTAATGCCATTTATAGGTAAAATGTCTGGTTACACAATCAATCGACGCGAATGGAATGACACTAACATAACTGAAGAGTAA
- a CDS encoding sulfurtransferase, producing MSKNLKRIILFIIIATGISLSFIYREQINPAGIQSWIESAGHAAPVLFICIYILSTILFLPGSLLTLLGGALFGPVWGTLYNLTGATAGAMISFLISRYLASGWIEKKAAGKTQQLIKGVESEGWRFVAFTRLVPIFPFNLLNYALGLTKISFSQYSFASFIFMFPGALAYTYIGYIGKEAATGGEDLIKKAMLAIALLAVVIFIPRIINKIRKVNMLSIEDLKSHIDNKMEILLLDVRKSADFNGEQGHIKQAKLIPLEELPQRITELESAKNKHIITICRTDKRSSEAAKILSNLGFENVQVARMGMTDWNKHNYPLATSNNTSE from the coding sequence ATGAGTAAAAATTTAAAACGAATTATTCTATTTATCATCATTGCGACAGGTATAAGTTTAAGCTTTATTTATCGTGAACAGATAAACCCGGCAGGCATACAAAGCTGGATCGAAAGCGCAGGTCACGCAGCACCCGTATTATTCATCTGTATATATATTCTAAGTACCATTTTATTTTTACCCGGATCACTGCTTACCTTACTGGGTGGTGCATTATTTGGCCCAGTCTGGGGCACCCTTTACAATCTGACAGGCGCAACAGCAGGTGCGATGATTTCATTCCTTATCTCACGTTATCTGGCATCAGGCTGGATAGAGAAAAAAGCCGCGGGTAAAACACAACAGCTCATAAAAGGCGTTGAAAGCGAAGGCTGGCGATTTGTTGCTTTTACCAGATTGGTGCCTATCTTCCCTTTTAATTTACTTAACTACGCCTTAGGACTAACAAAGATTAGTTTTTCCCAGTACAGCTTTGCCTCTTTTATATTTATGTTTCCAGGTGCTCTGGCTTATACTTACATTGGTTATATAGGAAAAGAAGCAGCAACTGGAGGCGAGGATTTAATTAAAAAAGCCATGCTGGCAATCGCACTACTCGCGGTTGTTATTTTTATCCCCCGTATAATTAATAAAATTCGAAAAGTAAATATGTTATCTATTGAAGACCTTAAGTCACATATTGATAATAAAATGGAAATACTTTTACTGGACGTGAGAAAATCAGCTGATTTTAATGGTGAGCAGGGGCATATTAAACAAGCCAAGCTAATACCACTAGAAGAATTACCACAACGCATTACAGAATTAGAAAGTGCTAAAAACAAACACATCATCACTATTTGTCGAACAGATAAGCGCTCCAGTGAAGCGGCAAAAATATTATCTAACCTGGGCTTCGAAAACGTACAGGTTGCTCGCATGGGCATGACAGACTGGAACAAACACAACTATCCTCTTGCAACATCTAATAACACGTCTGAATAA
- a CDS encoding radical SAM protein gives MHDTKIKLLNTSFPQLSRRQLDTLQVNLGYICNQSCKHCHVNASPKRTETMALEDIDDILSFIKNNNIKKLDLTGGAPELNQHFRYLITEARALNVSVIDRCNLTVLSEPEQEGLAEFLANNQVEVVASLPCYSKDNVDLQRGNGVFDLSITALQKLNSLGYAAKDNGLVLNLMYNPTGAFLPPAQKSLEDEYRQKLREDFNIEFSNLYTLTNMPIMRFGSTLISKGEFENYMALLKNAHSDDNLQTVMCRNLISIDWQGFIYDCDFNQMLDMPSNFSPYNKTHISELNLNNLQLTPIQIGDHCYGCTAGSGSSCGGALS, from the coding sequence ATGCATGATACTAAAATAAAATTACTCAACACCAGTTTCCCACAATTAAGTCGCAGGCAGCTCGATACATTGCAGGTCAACCTGGGTTATATCTGTAACCAGAGTTGCAAACACTGCCATGTCAATGCCAGTCCAAAGCGCACTGAAACAATGGCACTGGAAGATATTGACGATATTTTAAGCTTTATTAAAAACAACAATATTAAGAAACTTGATTTAACCGGTGGTGCACCCGAACTTAACCAGCATTTTCGTTACTTAATAACAGAAGCACGTGCTTTAAATGTATCCGTAATCGATCGTTGTAATTTAACCGTGTTAAGTGAACCAGAACAGGAAGGGCTGGCCGAATTTCTAGCTAATAACCAGGTCGAAGTCGTAGCTTCACTACCCTGCTATAGCAAAGACAATGTCGACCTGCAACGAGGTAACGGAGTATTTGATCTTAGCATTACGGCCTTACAAAAATTAAACTCTCTGGGTTATGCCGCGAAAGATAACGGTCTGGTTTTAAATTTAATGTACAACCCAACCGGTGCCTTTTTACCTCCTGCACAGAAATCACTTGAAGATGAATACAGACAGAAACTTCGAGAAGATTTTAATATTGAATTCAGCAATCTCTACACACTCACTAACATGCCAATAATGCGTTTTGGAAGCACGCTGATTAGCAAAGGTGAATTCGAAAATTACATGGCCTTATTAAAAAACGCCCATTCTGATGACAACTTACAAACCGTCATGTGTCGAAATTTAATCAGTATAGACTGGCAGGGTTTTATCTATGATTGCGATTTTAACCAGATGTTAGATATGCCAAGTAATTTTTCTCCCTATAATAAAACACACATATCTGAATTAAATTTAAATAACTTACAACTTACACCTATTCAAATCGGTGATCACTGTTATGGGTGCACAGCAGGTAGTGGCTCTAGTTGTGGCGGCGCATTAAGTTAA
- the arsM gene encoding arsenite S-adenosylmethyltransferase (in Rhodopseudomonas palustris this protein confers resistance to arsenite; catalyzes the formation of a number of methylated intermediates from arsenite and SAM producing trimethylarsine) has product MDYKQADEVRNKVRDSYSKVAEANNEGDCCGVTSSCCGVSDDEQINQLISTRLGYSKADLINVPEGADMGLGCGNPKALAALQPGEIVVDLGSGGGFDAFLAANEVGENGKVIGVDMTPEMISKARNNADKANYNNVEFRLGEIEHLPVADNSVDTIMSNCVINLSPNKQQVFNDAYRILKTGGRLAISDVVSSTELPDEIKNDTVLYSACVSGASTINNLQDMMEQAGFKNIKIEPKDESRDFIKDWAPGSNIEDYVVSANIQATK; this is encoded by the coding sequence ATGGATTATAAACAGGCAGATGAAGTACGTAACAAAGTAAGAGATTCATACAGCAAAGTTGCAGAAGCTAATAATGAAGGTGACTGCTGTGGTGTGACCAGTAGTTGTTGTGGTGTATCGGATGACGAGCAGATTAATCAGCTAATTTCAACACGTCTGGGTTACAGCAAGGCTGATTTAATTAATGTGCCTGAAGGTGCAGACATGGGCCTGGGTTGTGGCAACCCGAAAGCACTTGCAGCACTACAGCCTGGAGAAATTGTTGTTGACCTTGGTAGCGGAGGAGGCTTTGATGCTTTTCTCGCCGCTAATGAAGTAGGTGAAAACGGCAAGGTTATTGGCGTAGATATGACACCGGAGATGATTTCTAAAGCACGCAATAATGCAGATAAAGCTAACTACAACAATGTAGAATTTCGTCTGGGTGAAATAGAGCATCTACCTGTAGCAGATAATTCAGTTGATACGATTATGTCAAATTGTGTTATTAATTTATCTCCAAATAAACAACAGGTATTTAATGATGCATATCGTATTTTAAAAACAGGTGGCAGACTTGCAATATCAGACGTTGTAAGCAGCACCGAACTACCTGATGAAATTAAAAATGATACTGTTTTATATTCGGCCTGTGTTAGTGGCGCATCAACCATAAACAATTTACAGGACATGATGGAGCAAGCCGGTTTTAAGAATATAAAAATTGAACCAAAAGATGAAAGTCGTGATTTTATAAAAGACTGGGCACCGGGCAGTAACATTGAAGACTATGTTGTTTCTGCGAATATTCAGGCTACAAAATAA
- the rrtA gene encoding rhombosortase, whose protein sequence is MNILYKLRSYKLWLVLFILCFFIQALHLEGFFRFDRQLIEKWQFWRLISGHLTHLNWSHFLLNMAGLSMVAIFFSSYKSTTYWIEALLFISLVCSVGMLIDNQLDRYVGFSGVLHGLFIIGARWEMTRYKVSGVVLLTIIIGKIIWEQIFGALPGSESMTGGRVAVNAHLYGAVAGVLFVLRDIRKK, encoded by the coding sequence ATGAATATTTTATACAAACTTAGAAGTTATAAGCTGTGGCTAGTTCTATTTATTTTATGTTTTTTTATACAGGCATTACATTTAGAGGGATTTTTTCGATTTGATCGTCAGTTAATAGAAAAATGGCAGTTCTGGCGCTTAATCAGCGGTCATCTGACGCATCTAAACTGGAGCCATTTTCTGCTTAATATGGCTGGTCTGAGTATGGTGGCAATATTTTTCTCAAGTTACAAATCGACCACATACTGGATTGAAGCTCTATTGTTTATATCACTGGTTTGTAGTGTGGGTATGTTAATAGACAACCAGTTAGACAGATATGTCGGGTTTTCAGGTGTGCTGCATGGCTTATTTATCATTGGTGCTAGATGGGAAATGACGCGATATAAAGTAAGTGGTGTGGTTTTGCTGACTATTATCATTGGTAAAATAATATGGGAGCAGATATTTGGTGCTTTGCCTGGTTCAGAATCTATGACCGGGGGGCGAGTTGCTGTAAATGCTCATTTATATGGTGCTGTGGCCGGTGTATTGTTTGTTTTAAGAGATATTAGAAAGAAATGA
- the gspG gene encoding type II secretion system protein GspG gives MKAPQIRQQGFTLIEIIVVVVIIGILATFVAPKFMGKTGQARIVKAKNDISAFESALDLYKLDNYTYPTTDQGLDALVNQPSGDPEPANWQQGGYVKKLRKDPWQRDYLYLSPGEHGEIDIYSLGADGVEGGEGENADIGSWD, from the coding sequence GTGAAAGCACCTCAAATCAGACAACAGGGATTTACCTTAATCGAAATTATCGTTGTTGTTGTTATTATTGGCATTCTAGCCACCTTTGTAGCGCCTAAGTTTATGGGCAAAACAGGTCAGGCTCGAATTGTAAAAGCAAAAAACGACATCAGCGCATTTGAAAGTGCTCTTGATTTATACAAACTCGATAATTACACCTACCCGACAACTGACCAGGGTTTAGATGCACTGGTTAACCAGCCATCAGGTGACCCCGAACCCGCTAACTGGCAACAGGGCGGTTATGTAAAGAAATTACGTAAAGACCCGTGGCAGCGTGATTATTTATACTTAAGCCCTGGTGAGCACGGTGAAATTGATATCTATTCTCTTGGCGCCGATGGTGTTGAAGGTGGTGAAGGAGAGAATGCGGATATCGGTAGCTGGGATTAA
- the gspH gene encoding type II secretion system protein GspH codes for MFRNFVYRPNNQHQGFTLIELLVVIVIISISIGFVVVNISSGSKEELAEEEILRLQQILRFAHEQSVIRSEEYGVRFYETGYRFMRFNEENDNWIDINKDRLLRSRMLPEPLELDLYIEQIPVDILESQKDDPEIKQPAEEENALASAASNIDNNKLPEEEQIKPQIFLLSSSELTPQFEVRLRIPGSEIEEHLEGLPQGEYKRVSPDE; via the coding sequence ATGTTCAGAAACTTCGTTTACAGACCTAATAATCAGCATCAGGGGTTTACTCTGATTGAATTACTTGTGGTCATCGTGATCATCAGTATTTCAATTGGTTTTGTTGTCGTTAATATATCCTCTGGCAGCAAAGAAGAGCTGGCAGAAGAAGAAATATTACGACTGCAACAAATCTTACGTTTTGCACATGAACAATCTGTTATTCGCTCAGAAGAATACGGCGTCCGCTTTTATGAAACTGGCTACCGCTTTATGCGCTTTAATGAAGAAAATGATAACTGGATTGATATAAATAAAGACAGACTATTACGCAGCAGAATGCTGCCAGAACCATTAGAACTGGATTTATATATTGAACAAATTCCTGTCGATATCCTTGAATCACAAAAAGACGACCCTGAAATAAAACAGCCTGCTGAAGAAGAAAACGCTTTAGCTAGTGCCGCATCCAATATTGACAATAATAAGCTGCCTGAAGAAGAGCAGATAAAACCACAAATTTTTCTATTATCAAGTTCCGAGCTAACACCTCAGTTCGAGGTGCGTTTACGCATACCCGGTAGTGAAATAGAAGAACATCTTGAAGGTCTTCCTCAGGGAGAATACAAACGCGTGTCACCTGATGAGTAG
- the gspI gene encoding type II secretion system protein GspI, which yields MSRIMNKSTNGFTLIEVMVALAIIAIALASLIKASGNHTHSATYLKSKTLAHYVAMNEITQLQIDKAWPDLGTTKKSTEMADVEWYWTREIKKTGDESGNIRGLKFTVYLDEGRTRNLAMVQAFIANPAQNITPAADSENTGGNE from the coding sequence ATGAGTAGGATAATGAATAAATCTACAAATGGTTTCACGCTGATTGAAGTCATGGTCGCACTGGCTATCATTGCTATTGCTCTTGCTTCTTTGATTAAAGCATCAGGTAATCACACCCATTCAGCAACGTACCTTAAAAGCAAAACGCTGGCTCACTATGTTGCAATGAACGAGATCACGCAATTACAGATTGATAAAGCCTGGCCAGATCTGGGTACTACAAAAAAATCCACTGAAATGGCAGATGTAGAATGGTACTGGACCCGTGAAATCAAAAAAACAGGAGATGAAAGCGGTAATATTCGCGGCCTGAAGTTCACTGTGTATTTAGATGAGGGCCGTACTCGAAATCTTGCCATGGTTCAGGCATTTATTGCTAACCCTGCCCAGAACATAACCCCTGCTGCAGATTCAGAAAATACCGGCGGCAATGAATAG
- the gspJ gene encoding type II secretion system protein GspJ, producing MPLNSLQKKSGFTLIEVIIAMAIFAIVSVLAYTGLHSVITSKSRTEAALDRLQELQMSVLTLTGDLQYLSNRDGHDALGGQLLKVTTQDSDYILAFTRNGWRNPANQARSSLQRVAYQLDEDRLKRIYWPHVDRADDEQVVERTLITNIESLELRFLDEKNQWQTDWPSADSQASDAPSALPVAVEFTLKMNDWGDIRRLIRVAYND from the coding sequence GTGCCTTTAAATTCCTTACAAAAGAAATCTGGTTTTACTTTAATTGAAGTCATTATTGCAATGGCTATTTTTGCCATCGTTTCAGTTCTGGCTTATACCGGCCTGCACTCGGTTATCACCAGCAAATCACGCACTGAAGCAGCACTAGACCGACTTCAGGAATTACAGATGTCGGTATTAACCCTTACTGGTGACTTACAATACCTGAGCAACAGAGATGGACATGATGCACTCGGCGGACAACTGCTTAAAGTAACCACTCAGGATAGTGACTACATTTTAGCCTTTACCCGTAATGGCTGGCGCAATCCGGCAAATCAGGCCCGCAGCTCATTACAGCGTGTTGCTTATCAACTCGATGAAGACAGACTCAAACGCATCTACTGGCCACATGTGGATCGAGCAGATGACGAACAGGTAGTTGAACGTACGCTTATTACCAATATCGAGTCACTGGAATTACGCTTTCTTGATGAAAAAAATCAATGGCAGACTGACTGGCCATCCGCTGACTCTCAGGCTTCAGATGCCCCATCCGCATTACCTGTTGCAGTAGAATTCACCCTTAAAATGAATGACTGGGGTGATATCAGGCGTTTAATCAGGGTCGCTTATAATGATTAA
- a CDS encoding zinc/iron-chelating domain-containing protein, whose translation MSITIPVKPAIEITSENKCNFCTGSICCTYITQHIDTPRSKSDFEHLLWQISHENIRVYKDEDGWTLLIETKCLHLQIDGGCGIYENRPTICRDHTNDYCEYDAPSEDGFELYFPDYATLRTYCMKRFKKWDK comes from the coding sequence ATGTCAATTACCATTCCTGTAAAACCCGCTATTGAAATCACATCTGAAAACAAGTGCAACTTTTGCACAGGCTCTATTTGCTGTACATATATCACTCAACATATAGACACCCCTCGTTCAAAATCAGATTTTGAACATTTATTGTGGCAAATTTCTCATGAAAATATTCGTGTCTATAAAGACGAAGATGGCTGGACGCTATTAATCGAAACGAAATGCCTGCATCTTCAAATTGATGGTGGCTGTGGAATTTACGAGAATCGACCCACCATTTGTCGAGATCATACAAATGATTACTGTGAATATGACGCGCCTTCAGAAGATGGTTTTGAATTATACTTCCCTGACTACGCCACATTAAGAACATACTGCATGAAGCGTTTTAAAAAATGGGATAAATAA
- a CDS encoding RDD family protein: MNQNPYQSPNSDVAIEGRGDLIYAGFWVRIGAHIIDTILIIIITWPILFAVYGKGYFNSESIVAGPWDILISYVFPALAVILFWNYRAATPGKILLKIKIIDDKTGGKLTTGQCVGRYFAYIISILPLMLGIFWVAFDKKKQGWHDKLAGTVCIRDK, from the coding sequence ATGAATCAAAATCCATATCAATCACCGAATTCAGATGTTGCTATAGAAGGTAGGGGGGATCTTATTTATGCGGGGTTCTGGGTACGTATTGGCGCGCATATAATTGATACAATTTTAATTATAATAATTACATGGCCAATTCTTTTTGCTGTTTATGGGAAAGGGTACTTTAATTCTGAGTCGATAGTTGCTGGGCCGTGGGATATTTTGATTTCATATGTGTTTCCAGCGCTTGCGGTAATTCTGTTCTGGAATTATCGTGCGGCAACACCGGGTAAAATTCTTTTAAAAATAAAAATTATCGATGATAAAACCGGCGGTAAATTAACTACCGGTCAGTGTGTAGGTCGGTATTTTGCATATATCATTTCAATATTACCATTAATGCTGGGTATATTCTGGGTTGCGTTTGATAAGAAAAAACAGGGTTGGCATGACAAGCTTGCTGGAACTGTTTGCATAAGAGATAAATAA
- a CDS encoding chromate transporter, with protein MTFKSALLYWLKLGFISFGGPAGQISMMHQELVEKRRWISEHRFLHALNYTMVLPGPEAQQLATYIGWLMHGVWGGVAAGILFVLPSLFILSGLTWVYLSYGDVSAVEGILYGIKPAVTAIVVFAAYRIGSRALKNNVLRAMAVLAFIAIFAFNIPFPYIVLMAGIIAYIGSRFAPEKFKAGGHGDGSKVSYGSAIIDDETPAPSHAKFKWSRFIVFSVIGLIIWAAVMMMLSKAYGWEGTLTQMGWFFTKAALVTFGGAYAVLPYVYQGGVEQYAWLSGTQMIDGLALGETTPGPLIMVVAFVGFVGGWTKEIFGPEAQLIAGVAGASIATLFTFLPSFLFILLGGPIVEATRDDVKFTAPLTGITAAVVGVILNLAFFFAYHVLWPQGFDANFEWFAAIIGAFAFLALFKFKQGIVTVIAASAAIGFIYSLFI; from the coding sequence ATGACGTTTAAAAGTGCTTTGCTTTACTGGCTTAAATTGGGCTTTATCAGTTTTGGTGGGCCAGCTGGTCAGATCAGTATGATGCATCAGGAGCTGGTTGAAAAACGGCGTTGGATATCAGAGCATCGTTTTTTACATGCACTTAATTACACTATGGTACTGCCTGGTCCGGAAGCACAACAATTAGCGACATATATTGGCTGGTTAATGCACGGAGTCTGGGGTGGTGTTGCAGCAGGTATTTTATTTGTATTGCCATCATTATTTATTTTAAGTGGATTGACGTGGGTTTATTTATCTTATGGAGATGTATCAGCTGTTGAGGGAATTTTATATGGTATTAAGCCTGCAGTAACAGCGATCGTTGTATTTGCGGCATATCGAATAGGTTCCAGGGCATTAAAGAATAATGTATTGAGAGCGATGGCTGTTTTGGCTTTTATTGCTATTTTTGCCTTCAATATTCCGTTTCCATATATTGTTCTAATGGCAGGTATCATTGCATATATTGGTTCACGGTTTGCACCGGAGAAATTCAAGGCGGGTGGTCATGGTGATGGCAGCAAGGTAAGTTATGGGTCAGCGATTATCGATGATGAGACTCCGGCACCCTCACATGCTAAATTTAAATGGAGCCGCTTTATTGTTTTCAGTGTCATCGGGCTGATTATCTGGGCTGCAGTCATGATGATGCTTTCTAAAGCGTATGGCTGGGAAGGGACGCTTACACAAATGGGCTGGTTTTTTACTAAAGCGGCACTTGTGACGTTTGGTGGGGCTTATGCTGTGTTGCCTTATGTGTATCAGGGTGGCGTTGAGCAATATGCATGGTTGAGCGGTACGCAAATGATAGATGGCCTTGCACTTGGGGAAACCACACCGGGTCCTCTAATTATGGTTGTTGCATTTGTTGGTTTTGTTGGAGGCTGGACAAAAGAAATATTTGGGCCGGAGGCGCAGCTCATTGCAGGAGTAGCAGGCGCTAGTATAGCGACACTGTTTACTTTTTTGCCTTCGTTTCTATTTATCTTACTGGGTGGTCCAATTGTTGAGGCAACCCGGGATGATGTTAAATTTACTGCACCATTAACAGGTATAACAGCTGCAGTTGTAGGGGTGATACTTAATCTGGCGTTTTTCTTTGCGTATCATGTTCTCTGGCCACAGGGCTTTGATGCTAATTTTGAATGGTTTGCGGCTATTATTGGTGCTTTTGCTTTTCTTGCTCTTTTTAAATTTAAGCAGGGCATTGTGACGGTAATTGCAGCGAGTGCAGCAATAGGATTTATTTATTCATTGTTTATATAG
- a CDS encoding RNA pseudouridine synthase — translation MNKTVKFEKHIKAEKNTQTILECLSASLEFSNQQIKKILQNGAVWLENSHGINRVRRAKKTINQGEILHVYFNAEIQASQPHEAMLIADEGDYSIWNKPGGMYSQGTKWGDHCTVYRWAEQNLMPQRQAFIVHRLDKAANGLIIIAHKKSTAAKLSAMFEKRQIHKKYRAIVEGILNDVELPYEIKNELDNKIAISEIISLIPDYEKQRTAVEIRIKTGRKHQIRRHLSEMGYPIIGDRLYGAQDIESDLQLSSIELEFSCPVSEKQKKYELPL, via the coding sequence ATGAATAAAACAGTTAAATTTGAAAAACATATTAAGGCAGAGAAAAACACACAAACAATTTTAGAGTGTTTAAGTGCTTCGCTTGAATTTAGTAATCAGCAAATAAAAAAAATTTTGCAAAATGGCGCTGTATGGTTAGAAAATTCTCATGGTATTAATCGAGTGCGCAGAGCAAAAAAAACGATTAATCAGGGTGAAATACTGCATGTTTATTTTAATGCAGAAATACAGGCTTCTCAGCCCCACGAAGCAATGCTTATTGCAGATGAAGGTGATTATTCAATATGGAATAAGCCTGGTGGAATGTATTCACAGGGAACAAAATGGGGAGATCACTGTACAGTTTACAGATGGGCAGAGCAAAACTTAATGCCACAGAGGCAGGCGTTTATCGTTCACAGGCTTGATAAAGCAGCTAATGGACTAATTATCATTGCACATAAAAAAAGTACGGCAGCAAAGCTGTCGGCTATGTTTGAGAAAAGGCAAATACATAAAAAATACAGAGCAATAGTAGAAGGTATTCTGAATGATGTAGAGCTACCTTATGAAATTAAAAATGAGCTTGATAATAAAATAGCAATATCAGAAATAATTTCATTAATACCTGATTATGAAAAACAACGCACAGCAGTAGAGATAAGAATAAAAACAGGTCGTAAGCATCAGATAAGGAGGCACTTGTCAGAAATGGGATATCCTATTATAGGTGACAGATTGTATGGAGCACAGGACATAGAGTCTGATTTACAGTTAAGTTCTATAGAATTAGAGTTCAGTTGCCCTGTTAGCGAGAAACAAAAGAAATATGAATTACCTTTGTAA